The Bradyrhizobium betae genomic interval TGGCTGCGGTCGATGCTCACGCCGGTGTGACCATCTCGGACCGACGCTACTGGCCCAGCGAGGCGCGGACCAGCCCGGGACGATTGATCGACATTCTTCCTCAGCCCTATGTCTACCCTGAAGCCGGTGTCGCAGCGGGGTCCCGGATCACGCCCCGTAAGAAACCGAGGAGGAACCGGTGACTGCGGAACATCCCGCTTGGCCGATCGCCGGCAATGACGTTCCGCTATTGGCGCGGTGCGTAATAGGAGCTATATTTCGCGCGTTCGACCGACGGAAATGGGATGATTAGACTAACGAGGCCAGCGCGCAGGTGGTGGGGTGGTTTGTCGCCATCACGTATCTGCTTGGCTCGCTGACCCCCTCTCTGGCGGTCCCGCTTCCCGCCGATCTCGCCCAACTGTTGGTTCAGCGATCTCAGGTCGCCGATCACGCGCACGATCATCAGCATGGCCATAGCCACCAGCACGGTCACGATCACCAGCATGCCCTCAGCGACCATGAGCATGGTGCGTCCGGACAGCAGCACAGCCATGGTGGTGATAAGGTAGCGAGCCATTCACACCAGGAGGTTGCGCCGGCGTCCGATCCCGTCGATCGCGATTCTGACGACCAGCATGGCAATTGCTGCGGCTCCGTATTGTGTCTTAGCGCGGTCTCTCCTAAATCGCCTTCACTCCTCCAGTTCGCGCCTCTGCAATCCCGGTGCGAACTCAAGCCGGACTCCGTTTGCGCCGGCGAAGCGCTCGGTCCGCTTTATCGGCCGCCAATAGCCTGAAAGCACGCAATTGATGGGCAGTCGCGCTCCTTTTCGGGGCGCGAGTAGTCGTACGTCCGTGCTTATCAGGGGAAATCTATGTTGGCGCAAATGGTGGCGAATGACGCCGCCGCATCGAATGCATTCTCGCGAATGAAATCTAGGCGCGCGATCGCAAAGCGCGCGATTCTGATCGGTCTGCTCTGCCCGCTTCTCGCCGGCTGTGCAGTCACGACGCCCGTCAAAAATCCGGATCCAGCAGACCCGACGGCCAAGGTGGCCCGCGTCGGATATGCACCCACGACCAGGCCCTACGTCAGTCTCCGGCCAGCGGCGCCGGTCGGATGGCGGGAGCAGAACCAGCGCGTGGCACCTGCGCCGAAGAACGAAAAGTAGGGGGAAGGCATGCAGCTTGCCACTTCAAACCGTACCTCGCTCATTTCCACATCGAGGCCAGGAATCGTTGCGCTGTCGTTCGCGCTGCTGCTTTCGGGCTGCGCCGCATTCTCTCCGGATGCGGGCATGTCCGGCGTCGCCGACGTCGTGTCCAATACGATCAGGAAGGATGTGATCGCCGTTCGATCCGTCGAAGACGGCGAACGAGCCGATGCCCTGGTGACGCAGCTCCTACGCCGGACCTTGTCGGTGGAGTCCGCGGTCCAGATCGCGTTGCTAAACAATCGGGGCCTCCAGGCCGCCTACAACGAGCTCGCCCTGGCCGAAGCCGACGCGATCGAGCAAAGCCTGCCGCCTAATCCCACCTTTTCCCTTTCCCGCATATCGGGGGACGGCGGATTCGAGTTCGAGCGTCAAGTCGTCGGGGACATCCTCGCGTTGGCGACGCTGCCGTTCCGCTCGGAAATCGCCCGACGACGATTCCATGAAGCGCAACTGCGTGCAGCGTTGGAGACACTGCGTCTGGCTGCCGACGTGAGACGGGCATACTACCAGGCAGTCGGATCCAGCGAGCTGGCAGCTCTCCTGTCCGACACGAAGACGACGGCCGAGACCATCGCCCAGCTCGCGGAGAAGCTCGGGCAAACCGGTGGTCTGAACAAGTTGGATCAGGCGCGCGAACAGGTCTTCTACGCGGAAATCACCGCCGATCTCGCTACCGCCCGGCAACAAGCCACGTCCGCACGGGAACGGCTGGCAAGACTGCTCGGCGTCTGGGGCGGGCAGGTCGATTTCAAGCTCCCCAAGGCTTTGCCTGCACTACCCCGCAGTCCAAAGTCGCTCCCGAACATCGAAGTGGAGGCTGTAGGTCGTCGCGTCGACCTTCAGATGGCTCGCATCGAACTCGATCTTCTGGCCAAGGCGCTCAATCTGACGGAGGCGACGCGCTTCGTCACGTTGCTCGATCTCGCCGGCATTAGCCGGAAGACCAAGGAGCCCGAAGGAACGCCGTTCCGACAACGCGGCTTCGATCTTCAGCTGCAGATCCCGATCTTCGATGGTGGCGAGGTGCGCGTCCGCCAGTCCGCCGAAAGTTACAACATCGCCCTCAATCGGCTGACCGAGAAAGCGGTGAACGTGCGTTCCGAAGCGCGAGACGCATATCGGGTCTACCGCTCCACCTACGATATCGCCGGCCACTACCAGCGAGAGGTGGTGCCGTTGCGGAACATCATCTCGGATGAAGCGCAACTCCGTTACGGCAGCATGCAGATCGACGTCTTTGCGTTGCTGGCGGAGGCGAAGCTGCGGATCGCCGCGCAGCGCGCTTCGATCGATGCCCGGCGCGACTTCTGGCTGGCGCACTCAGACCTGCGGAGCGCGGTCGATGGCGGAGGCCGTTCCGAAAATCAACCAGAGAGCCGTCCATCGACCAATTCGTTGGCGAGCGGAGGATGAGGAGATGAGCATGATATCGAGACGAAACTTTCTCGGCACCGCAACGGCGCTTGCGAGCGCGAGCATGGTCTCCGGACGCGTGCAGGCGGCGAGCATTCCCGAGGCGCCGACGACAGACAAGGTGACGAGCCAACCACCGCTCTATCCGACGAGCGGACGAGAGTATCGCCCCGTCGTGACCCTCAACGGCTGGTCGCTGCCTTGGCGGATGAACGGGGATTGGAAGGAATTCCACCTGGTCGCCGAACCCGTCGTCCGTGAATTCGCACCCGGCATGAAGGCTCACCTCTGGGGCTACAACGGCCAGACGCCGGGGCCGACGATCGAGGCCGTCGAAGGCGACAAGGTCCGCATCTTCGTCACGAACAAGCTGCCGGAATACACGACAGTGCATTGGCACGGCATGATCCTGCCGTGCGGCATGGACGGCGTCGGCGGCCTGACCCAGCCCCACATCAATCCGGGCAAGACGTTCGTCTACGAGTTCGAGCTCAAGCACAGCGGCACCTTCATGTACCACCCGCACGCGGACGAAATGGTCCAGATGGCGATGGGCATGATGGGAATGTTCGTGGTCCACCCCAAGGACCCACGCTTCCGGCCGGTCGACCGCGACTTCGTCTTCGTCATGAGCAGCTACGACATGGACCCGGGGACCTATGTGCCGAAGGTCACCGAGATGACGAATTTCAACATGTGGTCGTGGAATGCGCGCGTCTTCCCCGGAATCGATCCCTTGCCCGTAAGGCTCGGCGATCGCGTGCGCGTCCGGATCGGCAATCTCACGATGACCAACCATCCGATCCACCTTCACGGCCACAGCTTTTCGGTAAGCGGCACGGACGGGGGCTGGGTTTCGGAGAACGCACAGTGGCCGGAGACCACGATCGATGTCCCGGTGGGATCGATCCGGGCTTTCGAAGTTCTGGCCGACAACCCCGGCGACTGGGCGTTCCACTGTCACAAGTCGCATCACACGATGAATGCGATGGGGCACGATCTCAGAACTCTCATCGGCGTCTCGAAGAAAGATATCGCGAAAGCGGTGAAGAGGCTCGCCCCGGATTCGATGGCGATGGGGTCGACCGGCATGGCCATGGGCGAAATGGAGATGCCGCTTCCCGACAATACGCTGCCCATGATGACGGGGTCCGGACAGTTCGGCCCGATCGAAATGGGCGGCATGTTCACGGTCGTAAAGATCCGTGAAGGCATGGCGCGCGACGACTACAGCGATCCGGGTCCGTACAAGTTTCCTCAAGGAACGGTTGCCTACGAAATCGAGACGCCGGCTACGGCGCCATCGCGGCAAGACGGCCGACCGGACGGCGGCCATCGGATGCCGATGAAGGGAATGAAGGGATGAGACGCCTGAAGACACCGAGCATGAAACCCCAGCAAGGAAGACAAGCGATGAAGAACTACACCAATGTGATCGCCGCAGTCGCGATGACGATGTCCCTTTCGACCGCAACGTTGGCCGGCCCCGGTCATCACGATGGGCACCAACACGATGAACAATCGTATTCCGCAGGCGAACCTGGCGACCCCAAAAAGCCGGCCCGTATCGTGCCGATCACGATGGGCGAGCCCGGCGGCAAGATGGCCTTCGTGCCGGACAGGGTCGAGGTGAAGAAGGGCGAACAAGTGAAGTTCATGCTGCGGAACAGCGGAGAACTCGACCACGAATTTGTACTCGCGACCCCGGCGGAGAATCTCAAGCACGCCGAAGCGATGAGGAAAAATCCGGACATGGAGCATGACGACCCGAACGCGAAGCGGCTCGCGCCGAAGGCGACGGGCGAGCTGGTCTGGAAATTCAGCAAGGACGGCGAGTTCGAATTCGCCTGTCTCATTCCGGGTCACCGCGAGGGCAACATGATCGGAAAGATCGTCGTGAAGTAAGTCGGCCATAGCAAGAAGAAGAGGAAGAGTAGGATGTTGAAGTTATCCGTGAGATCCGCACTGTTTGCCGTCGCCATCTCGGTCGCTCCCGTCGCCGCGTTCGCGCAAGCGAACCTCGTCACCGGAGAAGTGAAGAAGGTCGACGAGGGCGCCGGCAAGATCACCCTGAAGCATGGCCCGATAAAGAGCCTGAATATGGACGACGAGGAGATGACCATGGTCTTCCGGGTCTCCGATCCGTCGATGCTCAAGCAGGTCAAGGCCGGCGATAAGGTCCAGTTCGAGGTCGAACGACAGACCGGTGGCATCACGATCACCAAGCTTCAAAAGGCGAAATGACCGCGGCCGTCGGGGCGATCGGTGAATCGGCCCCGACGGCAACCGCGGTGTGATCAAGCCTGGAGATATCGGCCGGGGACCTGCAACGAAGTCTTCCCCGATGGTGTGGACCATGGGACAGCATGAATTCAGAATTGGGACGGAACGCTCCGAAGGCGAACTTGTGCCACGCGTGCCAACGACGCTTGACTGTTGGGCACCCGAAATCGGTCTCGGCCAGACCGAGGAGTTATCATCCGCGGGACGTCTCGCGTCGCGAGGCCTAGCTTCCGTCGTCTTCGACTTTTCGGCTGCAGCCGCCGTGATCGGGATTCCGCTCGCGCTATCTCTTGCGCAAGAGGTGTCTCGTCCATGCGTCGATCACGACGCGCTCGCAGGTGTCACACCCGGGCGATCGAGATGAAATTGGCGCGCGATAACTTATTGGTCGCTGCGAACCCGCATGGGTTACGGACGCCGGCAACCGCGCGCACTGCCGTTCGGACGGCGATCGTGGACAGCTACGATCGTCTGCGGAATTATCTTCAGAGGCGCTTCAACTCGGTCGCGGATGCGGAGGAGGTGCTGCAGGTGTTCGTCTTGAAGGCGCTCGAGCGGTCTGCCGACGTCAGAGATGCGGAGTCGGTGCGCGGTTGGCTCAGCAAGGTCTTGGCGACAACCATCGCCGATTTTCACCGGCAGACATCGCGACACAAGATCAGAGAGACACCACTCTCCACCGAACTAAGCGATCGACTTGCGGCAGTTACCGAAGTCGAATTGGCGTGCGAATGCCTCTACGCGCACTTGCTATCGCTGAAGTCGGAACATGCCGAGGTCATCCGACGAGTGGATCTTGGCGGCGAGTCGAGGGAGGCGGTGGCGGCCGATCTCGGAATAACGGTGAACAATCTTACGGTGCGCCTTTATCGTGCTCGTCAGGCGTTGAAGGAGCGCCTCGAAAGCAGATGCGTGATCTGCCGTGAAGAAAGCTTTTGGGCGTGTCGCTGCGACCGGCCATAGGTCCCGTGCTGAATCCCGCTCCGCGCCGACCGCAGGACCGCGCTTCGCGCTTGACGTCCATTGAGCGGCGTCCATCGGGAGTTGCTTGCAGGTCGCCCGCGGTGACACGCGGCAGCCCATCACGCTCCTGTCGGAGAGAACGGTGGCATGAGTGCTTCCAAAGGTCTATCGCAAGTGCGGAGCCGTGGTTGCCCCGATTCAGGGCCTCCAGCCGCGTTTGCGCCGACGTGAGCCATCCCGCGACGACTGCATGCGTAGAAAGTGAAGGTTACAGCACCCGCTGCGCGCCGGGGAGAGCTCGCAAGACTGTCGTCGTGGCCAGGCTGAGCAAAACGGTCAGCACGAACGTGATGAGCGCTTTGGCAATTGCGTCAAGGTCCACGTCGAACAGACCGTACTGAATCCAGAGCACGATCGGGTAGTGCACCAGGAACATGCCATATGCATATGGTCGGATCGAATCCAGCAGAGGCAAGGCGGATCGGTTCAGTCTGAGAAAGTGACCGAGTAAGGCGAACATGATCGCTGCGCTAAAGACGACAAACAGAAAGCCGTAACTCACCTCATACCAGGCGGGCAGCCACGCGGGATTGCCGAGGTGCTCCCGCTTCACGTAAATCAGGACCCACAGCAGGCAATATGTAACGATGGCGGCGAGCGCCCAACTCAAGCGAGATCTCTGGAGCTGCCCATTCGTGCCGAGCAGGCCGCGGTCCAAATTGGCCGCGCCGACGGCGGCACCGAGGAAGAAGTAGCTCGGATAGAGCAAGACGCGACTCGCCTGTACGGAAAGCGGGCCGAACTCAAACCAATGACCGGCGCCGAAGTAGACACGCAACGGGGTATAGGCCGCTCCAGTGACAACCAACAGGATTGCAAAGAACTCATGCGGCCGATCGTAACTGCGTACCGATAGCAGGTTCACCGGGTCCAACAAACGGGGCGCGACTCGGCTGAGGGCGCACGCCACGACGTCGCACGCCAATAGCACCCAGAGGAACCAGACCGGCCCGCTTGGCCACGGCCCAACCGTGATCGTCTTCAGCCAGAATTCGACAAAGCTGATATCCGGAGTCCGCCGCAGTTCGAGAGCATAGTAGGCGAGGGGAATGATGGTGAAGACTGCGATCACGAAGGGTAGCCCGAGCCTGACCAAGCGTTGAGACAGAAACTCCGGAGCTGCCTTGTGAGCCAGGCCCGGCCACACGAACAGCCCCGAAAGGAAGAAGAACATAGCCATGAAGAAACTGTCGTTGGCCAGCACGATCGTATCGAAGCCGATCCACTTCTCAGCGTCGGTTCCGCCGAAGTAGGTGTAGGGAATGACGGCGTGATGCAGGAGCACCAGTAGCATCAATAACGCACGGACGCGATCGATCGCAGCGTTGTGCACTGTGACCTGCCGAATGGCACGATTGTTCTCGGGTTCGGCGTGCGACCGCGGGGCTCGGAATAGCAGGGCGATATCCATCGTGAGGGACGGGCGACGATGACGTGCGTCGACCGGAAACAAATGAGCGCGATAGATAGACGCCGTGCGAGGAAATTTCTTACAGCATTCGACTTCCGTGCGGCCAGTTACTCCGCGGTCGTTGTGCGGATGAGCCGCAGCGCGGCCGAATTCAGGAAACGAGCTTCCTGAGAGCCTTGTCGTTCAGGACTTGGATCCGGCGTCGGCTCAGCGACTTGATCAGGCCTGCGCTTTCCAATTGTCTCATCGTTCGTGAGACCGTCTCGATCGTGAGCCCCAGGTGCTCGGCGACGTCCTTGCGTGGCATCGGCAGCGTGATGAATTTCTGTGTCTCGCTGCGGGCCGTCATTCGAACGAGAAACCAGGCGATGCGTTCTTCAGCCGTCTTGTTGAGCAGAAGGGTCTGATCCTGAAGACGGACGAGTTCGTCGTCCTTCACCTGAAGGAGCTGGTGCGTGACGTCCTTTCGACGGCCAGTCAATTTGGCGATCGTGTGTACATTGATGACCCTTATTTGCGTATCGCCGATCGCGTAGGCGGACAGCGAGTGCGCGCTTCCCATCTCAAGGCCGAAATAATCACCTGGCAGGTAGAAGTCTCGAATTTGCCGTCGGCCGCCGTTGGATATCCATACGGTCCTGACGGCGCCCGTCAGCACGCGATAAAGGTAGAGAGCGGGCTGGCCCTGGCCGAATATCTCGGCCCCCCGCTTGTACTGAACGATCTTCCCCATATGCGCGATCGGTTCGTCGCCGGCCGATTTTCTGCTCTTCGAGGAGGAGGGAAGAGAGCAGTCGTCGAAGCAGTTGACGGAACACCGCTCGTCGGCAATCAGGGCAGGCATGGACGTTCTCGCTGAAGATAGTTTACGGGACCTGCAGGGTCGCGGCGACGCAGGCGCAGCCCGCTGAAGTGAGTCTTGATCACCACATCGAATAGCCGACATCGACGTTAGCAGGGTGCGCCCGCCGAGCGATGGCCGACTGGCCCGAACGATCGAAAGAGCGAGTGCCTTTCGGGCCAGTGGATGCGGTAGCGAACCTGAGTCGCTGAGCTAGTTTTTCTTCGGTCCGATGTGATGCGGCGTCGGAGAGTTAGGACCACCGGTGTAGTGGTGGCTTCCTCCGTCGGAAGCGGCCTTCGGGCCCGTGTCCTCTTTCGCCCCCATGTGATGCGGCACCTCGGTCTTGGGTCCGCCGGAGTAGTGGTGGCCGTTCTTTTCGTCCGGTGTCGTTGTTTGTGCGACCGCGGGCAGCGTGGCGAAGCCAAGGGCGATGGTGGCGACGAGTAGTTGACGACGGATCATGAGTCCTTCTCCCGTGTACTTTCAAGTGAAGTGAGATGAAGCTCTTAGACCGCAGATCTCGCGTGAGAACCTTGATTCACATCAACAAACAGGATCGATTGTTTGCCTTCGCGCGACGCAAATTTGAGCGTGTCCTCAAGTCTCTCGGCGCGGTGAGGCACTCAGGAAAACGCGCGCGGATATGTCGCGACAACGCCCATCGGCGAGACCACGACGTGAAAGTTGATGTGGGTCAAGAAGCACAAAACACATCTGGTGTATGTTCTCAGATTGTCAGGGGAACACGCAGATGCTTTCGAGAGACTACGCCGGACATGAGGAGCGCACGCGAGAAGGCATGTCGGTCAAGGCGCGAGCCGGCATAGTGCTGTTCGGATTCCTGATCGTCGCCGGAGCCCTTCTGTTCACCGAGCACCGGGCTCACGTGCTCGGCGTGTTGATCTGGCTGCCACTTCTTGCTTGCCCGTTGATGCATTTTTTCATGCATGGCGGTCATCACCACGATCGACACGGCGGCAATGATGGACCGAGGTCGTCATGAGCGAAGCGACGCCGGCCTACGGCCTATGGAGCCTGGTGATCGTCAACTCGGCGATCTTCATCCTGTTCGCATACACCTTCTTCAAACCACAGACGCCGCAGGACTGGAGCTCGTTCGGTGCCTTCAGCGCGTTCTTGATCGCGCTGTTCGTGGAGATGTACGGCTTTCCGCTTACCATATACTTCCTGTCGGGAGGGCTGCAGTCTCGCTTCCCCGACGTGAATTGGTTCTCGCACGACGCCGGCCATCTTCTCGAGATGATGTTCGGCTGGAAAGCCCACCCGCATGCAGGACCATTCCATATCCTGAGCTTTCTCCTGATCGGCGCCGGCTTCCTGCTGATCTCCTCTGCCTGGAAAGTGCTCTACGAAGCGCAGCGGGTCCGTGGCATGGCCACGGCCGGCCCCTATGGCTTCGTAAGGCACCCGCAATACGTCGGGTTCATTCTTGTGATGCTCGGCTTTCTCGTCCAGTGGCCCACCATTCTCACGCTTGCGATGTTTCCGGTGCTGGCCGCCATGTACGTGAAACTGGCCCGCAGCGAGGAGCGTGCGGTTAGGGCGCAGTTCGGGGAAGGCTACGACAAGTACGCGGCCGAGGTGCCCGGATTCATCCCGCGTATAGGTCGTGTCATCGGGCGGAACTCTTCTGACGGCTACCGACACGGGGGAGTTTGATGGACGCACTGAAGGAAGGGCGCATTCTTGCGCTCGAATGCATCATACGCAGCCAGCTCGTCGATCGCGCGTTGGAAAACAGCAGTCCCGTGACTTGGCTCCACAGGGTCCGGGATTCCATGCGGGGGCCACTTCAAGCCGCGCAAAGCGACCGTATCCCCTCGAACCAAGCGGTAGCGGAAGGAGGCAAGGCGCTGGACGAACTCTTCCGGCAGGCCGAGATAGAGGTAAACGCAAGCCTCGAGAGAACTCCCCGCGAATTTCCCTGCGATTGAAACCCTCCGGCAGAGAGGGGTGACCAGATCCAACGCCGGAACCTGTCGCGGGCGGGGCATAGCGGGGTTTTAAGCGATCGGCGTTTGCGGTCACCTCGGGGCGACGCCGTACAGGTGGGCGACGACACCACCGACACCACCATGATGATGCTCGCCCTTCGTTGCCGCAGCGGCGCGCGGAGGACGCGTCGGGGCTTCTCAACAAAAGGTGATCTGCAAGCAGATTAGAGCAACTCCAATTGAGCGGCCGGTACCCGGACGGTACCAACTTATCCTCATTGATTCAGTAGGCATCGTTGTGAAAGCCGGACCGTTGCGTTTCGCATTCTTCGCCGTGGTCGCTTTCGTGCTCTTGGGTGCGGCCAGGGCCGAAACCGGCGACGTCGAGACGACCTGGCGTCTGCTCGACTACATCGCGGTTGACTATGCAGGCGCGGTGGCGCACGGACAGGTGTCCAGCCCTTCGGAATATGCGGAGCAGAAAGAGTTTGCCGCTACAGTTGCCGAAAAGCTGCAGGCGCTCCCGCCGAAGCCCGAGAAGGAGACGCTCCTCGGCGAAGCCGATAGACTGAAGCGCGCGATCGCCGAAAAGGCCGAGCCCGAACAGGTTGCCGAGATCGCGCACCGCTTGGCGGCCGCGCTCCTTGCGGCCTATCCCGTGCCGCTTGCGCCGGCAAAAGCTCCTGATCTCGCGCGCGCTGCGACGCTGTACGTCCAGAATTGTGCAGCCTGCCACGGAGAGGCCGGCGACGGTCACGGCCCGGAGGCCGCCAAGCTGGATACCCCTCCCGTCGACTTCACGGATGCCGACCGTGCCCGTCAGCGCAGCGTGTTCGGACTCTATCAGGTCATTACGCAAGGGCTGGACGGAACGGCGATGGCGAGCTTCGAAGGACTGCCGGTCGATGAGCGCTGGGCGCTGGCGTTCTACGTCGGCCAGTTTGCCTTTCCGGACGCCCCCGCGGTGGAAGGCGAACGCCTCTGGAAGAGGGATGCGTCACTTCATCGGCTTCTTCCTGACCTGAAGACGCTGATCGGAACGATGCCCGCGGCGCTCGCCGCCAAGATCGGGCAGGACAAAGCCGACGCCCTCATCGCGTACCTGCGCCGCCATCCGGCGGCCGTCGCGCAGCAGGATGGGGCGCTATCGCTTGTCCGGACACGCTTGACGGAGAGCGTCGAGGCTGTCCGGGCGGGGGATCGCAAACGCGCTGGCGAGCTCGCATTATCCGCCTATCTGGACGGCTTCGAGCCGATCGAGCCGGCGCTGACCGCAAGCGACCGCACGCTGATGGAGCGGATCGAAGGACTGATGGGGGAGTATCGCGCGGCCGTGCAGAGTGAGACCGCAGACCTGCTCTCGGATCGCGTTCGGGTTCTGGACGGTCTCCTCGACGACGCGCAGGCGGCGTTGTCTCCGGATGCGACGAGCTCGTTGTCGACCTTCCTCGGGGCCGCGACGATCCTGCTGCGCGAGGGTCTCGAAGCGCTCCTCATCGTGGTCGCCATGATCGCCTTTCTCCGCAAAGCCGAACGGATGGAAGTCATGCCGTACGTGCACGCGGGCTGGATCGGCGCGCTCGTCGCAGGCTTCCTCACCTGGGTCGTCGCGACCTGGGTGATCGGGATCAGCGGCACGAGCCGCGAATTGACCGAAGGGTTCGGGTCGATCTTCGCGGCGGTGGTGCTGCTGTCGATCGGCATCTGGATGCACGGCAAGGCGCAGGCGGATCAGTGGCAGCGGTATATGCGCGAAAAGATGTCGAAGGCGCTGTCCGGCGGCTCGGCCTGGTTTCTGTTAGTCCTCGCGTTCGTCGTCGTCTATCGGGAGGTGTTCGAGACCATCCTGTTCTACGCCGCACTCTGGCATCAGGGGAACGGCGGTGCGATCCTCGCCGGCGCGCTCAGCGCCTGCATTGCGCTGATGGTCATCGCATGCGCGATGCTGCGCTACAGCAGTCGGCTCCCGATCAGCAAGTTCTTCACCTACAGCTCCTGGCTCATGGCGGTTCTCACGGTCGTGCTCGCCGGCAAGGGCGTATCCGCGCTGCAGGAGGCCGGCATCGTCGGCATCGCGCCGCTGCGCGCAGTACCCCGTCTGTCGATGGTAGGTCTTTTTCCCACCGCGCAGACCGTTGCGGCCCAGATCGCGATGATAGCCGCCCTAGCTGCCGGCTTCGCGCTCAACCGCCGCAGGACCTAGGTTGGCTCGAAAATGGGAGATGCCGCTCTGCCGGTGCACCCGTCTGCCACAGCGGACTTCTAGCGATTTGTGGCCGGAGATACCCGAGGCACTGCCCGATGCCCCTGTCGTCGGCGGAAACGGGGGTCATAGGGTCGGCGGCCATGGGATGGGCCTCTCGGGTTACCGCCTGACCTATTGGCCTGCTCACGACCGGAAACCGCGACGCGTCTTTGAAGAGCTCCTGGGGAACGCAAGACGTCCAGCGTCTTCGTCGATATGCCGAACCGCTGGTAGGAGACCGCGAGATCGCCCTTGAATACGCGCCCGCCGCGCAGCGCCGCGTACAGCTTGCGCTCCACGCGGGACTCGAGATCCGCCCTGGCGGTCAGGACCGGCAGAGTTCCTAATAAAGAAAAGTAGCTTTCTTTTATTTAGTGCTAGAAGCTAGTTAAGATTGCTTTATTAGGGCCTTAGCGATGGCCT includes:
- a CDS encoding cytochrome c/FTR1 family iron permease: MKAGPLRFAFFAVVAFVLLGAARAETGDVETTWRLLDYIAVDYAGAVAHGQVSSPSEYAEQKEFAATVAEKLQALPPKPEKETLLGEADRLKRAIAEKAEPEQVAEIAHRLAAALLAAYPVPLAPAKAPDLARAATLYVQNCAACHGEAGDGHGPEAAKLDTPPVDFTDADRARQRSVFGLYQVITQGLDGTAMASFEGLPVDERWALAFYVGQFAFPDAPAVEGERLWKRDASLHRLLPDLKTLIGTMPAALAAKIGQDKADALIAYLRRHPAAVAQQDGALSLVRTRLTESVEAVRAGDRKRAGELALSAYLDGFEPIEPALTASDRTLMERIEGLMGEYRAAVQSETADLLSDRVRVLDGLLDDAQAALSPDATSSLSTFLGAATILLREGLEALLIVVAMIAFLRKAERMEVMPYVHAGWIGALVAGFLTWVVATWVIGISGTSRELTEGFGSIFAAVVLLSIGIWMHGKAQADQWQRYMREKMSKALSGGSAWFLLVLAFVVVYREVFETILFYAALWHQGNGGAILAGALSACIALMVIACAMLRYSSRLPISKFFTYSSWLMAVLTVVLAGKGVSALQEAGIVGIAPLRAVPRLSMVGLFPTAQTVAAQIAMIAALAAGFALNRRRT